A stretch of the Teredinibacter haidensis genome encodes the following:
- a CDS encoding glycosyltransferase family 4 protein codes for MIILNIYPGPTYDPNALFKTKCEAFSKFSRGAIVSTSNDTESVQLSNYNAVLVKANFKNRFIEIFRLLKESYRQLKRLSKSKSPGEEIFVICYDPLKSGLIGLLLKLIFRCKLIIEVNGVYNSELNSGKSPKYWLMHAIQQFVMNRANGVKLLFEKQLEGFRIKSKVKTAIFASYTDIHPQELSDNENKLILSIGFPSKIKGFDLLVKAFTELSEKENDWKLKIIGHLSEAEIADLKLISNNNSQIAFSKPVAFFEIPNEISLCTIFVLASRTEGMGRVLLEAAALSRPRLASNIDGIPTVIDNGVDGLLFKPENVADLAEKLKLLMYDSEQRSTLGKNAYSRYNEEFTIGNYTNKYMAFLDKI; via the coding sequence ATGATTATTTTAAACATATACCCTGGACCAACTTACGACCCTAACGCATTATTCAAGACAAAGTGTGAGGCTTTCTCAAAATTTAGCCGAGGAGCGATCGTTTCTACGTCGAATGACACTGAGTCCGTTCAGCTCAGCAACTATAATGCCGTGTTGGTTAAAGCAAATTTTAAAAATCGCTTTATTGAAATATTTCGACTGCTAAAAGAGAGCTATCGCCAGCTAAAACGCCTGTCTAAATCCAAGAGTCCTGGCGAAGAAATATTCGTCATATGTTATGACCCACTTAAATCGGGACTGATTGGGCTTTTGTTAAAACTAATTTTTCGATGTAAATTGATTATCGAAGTAAACGGTGTTTACAATTCAGAGCTGAATTCGGGCAAGTCTCCAAAATATTGGCTAATGCACGCAATTCAGCAATTTGTGATGAATCGTGCAAATGGCGTGAAATTACTATTTGAAAAGCAACTGGAAGGCTTTAGGATTAAATCCAAAGTTAAAACTGCAATATTCGCATCATACACAGACATTCACCCTCAAGAACTTTCAGACAATGAAAACAAACTGATTTTATCGATTGGCTTCCCATCAAAAATTAAGGGGTTCGACCTTCTTGTCAAAGCTTTCACTGAACTAAGTGAAAAGGAAAACGATTGGAAACTAAAAATAATTGGGCATTTAAGCGAGGCAGAGATCGCAGATCTCAAGCTTATATCAAACAATAATTCTCAGATTGCGTTCTCCAAACCAGTAGCATTTTTTGAAATTCCTAATGAAATCAGCCTCTGTACAATTTTTGTTCTTGCCTCACGTACGGAAGGAATGGGAAGAGTGTTACTGGAGGCTGCAGCTCTCTCTCGTCCGAGACTGGCCTCAAATATAGATGGGATTCCAACCGTCATAGATAACGGAGTAGATGGGTTATTATTCAAACCTGAAAATGTAGCCGATCTTGCAGAGAAACTGAAGTTACTAATGTACGATTCTGAGCAGCGATCAACGCTCGGTAAGAATGCGTACAGTCGCTACAATGAAGAGTTTACTATTGGCAATTATACTAATAAATATATGGCTTTTCTGGACAAAATATGA
- a CDS encoding O-antigen ligase family protein, with protein sequence MDIYNDKNSLTDGDRKTGTILAYLYLFFMYVRPQEYIPGMTLFPTSGVIFALLSVWGLFHLRASVLKSPVVIVLILGVIFVVGGIGLVNVVPYKMGFRYVTQLFTQCAAIYIIFDNSKRISSLINLMVVIHFFMALITIKNGGRGPGAFTSDENDAALALAMGLPFALYSLWLPDITRKQFWFRIGTVAIIVMAIIITSSRGGLLGLVATLLTVWWLGRKRIKYALIAVAVSVTMSGVIFAVLPDGYYEDMASMTDPNDDTKVERYQLWETAWVTYKHNPIMGVGVAQFAFRAGDYQQFTSWYKVGRDNKNYRGKVVHSVYFQILSETGTIGSLIYLIVFVLFPMKLYFSMARNDEPVTDPDEKTNQLLARILIGNMAAYCVSGAFIAVAYYPHIPIWIAVFAIQRRHFRNINDNKLKNDRG encoded by the coding sequence ATGGATATTTATAACGACAAAAATAGCTTAACAGATGGCGACAGAAAGACCGGTACCATACTGGCCTATCTATACCTATTCTTTATGTATGTTAGGCCACAAGAGTATATCCCCGGGATGACGTTATTCCCCACATCTGGGGTGATATTCGCGCTACTTTCCGTTTGGGGACTCTTTCACTTAAGGGCCAGCGTACTCAAGTCGCCTGTCGTAATTGTACTTATACTCGGTGTCATTTTTGTTGTCGGAGGAATAGGTCTGGTTAACGTTGTGCCCTATAAAATGGGGTTTCGCTATGTAACACAGCTTTTTACTCAGTGTGCAGCGATATACATCATATTCGATAACAGCAAGCGAATTTCAAGCTTGATCAACTTAATGGTTGTCATACATTTTTTTATGGCCTTGATTACTATTAAAAACGGTGGTCGTGGTCCAGGCGCTTTCACCAGTGATGAAAATGACGCAGCTCTAGCTCTCGCAATGGGACTTCCATTCGCCCTTTATTCGTTGTGGCTACCCGATATCACACGCAAGCAATTCTGGTTCAGAATTGGAACCGTAGCTATAATCGTTATGGCCATAATCATCACTAGCTCAAGAGGCGGATTACTTGGCTTGGTAGCAACACTCCTTACGGTTTGGTGGCTGGGGAGAAAGAGAATCAAATATGCTCTCATCGCCGTAGCTGTATCCGTCACTATGTCCGGCGTTATATTCGCTGTTTTGCCTGATGGCTATTATGAAGACATGGCATCAATGACCGACCCAAACGATGACACCAAAGTCGAACGCTACCAGCTTTGGGAAACTGCCTGGGTGACCTATAAGCATAACCCGATAATGGGCGTAGGCGTCGCTCAATTCGCCTTTAGAGCCGGAGATTACCAACAGTTCACTTCCTGGTATAAGGTAGGGCGAGACAACAAAAATTATCGTGGCAAAGTAGTGCATTCAGTATATTTTCAAATTCTATCGGAGACAGGTACGATCGGCTCACTGATCTATTTGATAGTATTTGTACTATTCCCGATGAAGCTCTATTTCAGCATGGCTCGGAATGACGAGCCAGTTACAGATCCAGACGAAAAGACAAATCAATTACTAGCAAGAATATTGATAGGAAATATGGCAGCTTACTGCGTATCTGGTGCGTTTATAGCCGTAGCGTACTATCCGCATATCCCAATTTGGATCGCTGTCTTTGCGATACAACGAAGACACTTTCGAAATATAAATGACAACAAACTCAAAAATGATCGCGGATAA